In one Lolium rigidum isolate FL_2022 chromosome 3, APGP_CSIRO_Lrig_0.1, whole genome shotgun sequence genomic region, the following are encoded:
- the LOC124703003 gene encoding uncharacterized protein LOC124703003 isoform X2: MDSDGDPHPHTPNPAEEKARKKSIKRARKRELQKLKLQQGPSELHKEDPQISPPGALLQTLALRLAAFLKIKQAPSELHKEGRPETSGPAIGEQAGSPAPEGARVRQSVLYSGRPRRSTTDKKPVEDNAGKVSGSEGPTVTDLPEFKVLALNEGHPKPELTDSSKEGDTANSETESEVVVEEEPKDESDCDSEEEWCKFREYKKRMLDKDFAPQSATQAAASDKNSAVENVTEYSGVAEWADRSYLTWQKSLLVCSEAQHTMVAPSSDEPPSEVSDEDIIQNGEKWMSDEVMVAFNEYIETTDKLRELEYCFEKLCHQCFNVECYFKIFHHFNFTVKTKHPSSDDWKSITYFAELKEIFGEKYYFCCPLESSENGRCYACRNQGVYDLMHPATGGFERGLPG; the protein is encoded by the exons atggacagcgacggcgACCCCCACCCTCACACTCCTAACCCTGCCGAGGAGAAAGCGAGGAAGAAGTCGATCAAGAGAGCGAGGAAGAGAGAGCTCCAGAAGCTGAAGCTCCAGCAGGGACCCAGTGAGCTACACAAGGAGGATCCCCAAATCTCCCCTCCCGGTGCCCTCCTTCAAACTCTTGCTCTCCGTCTGGCGGCCTTTCTCAAGATAAAGCAGGCACCCAGTGAGCTGCACAAGGAGGGCCGCCCTGAAACTTCTGGTCCTGCCATCGGGGAGCAAGCGGG GTCACCTGCACCCGAAGGAGCTCGTGTTCGCCAGAGTGTTCTCTACTCAGGTCGCCCCAGGCGATCTACAACAGATAAGAAACC GGTTGAGGATAATGCTGGCAAGGTGAGTGGCAGTGAGGGTCCTACAGTTACAGATCTACCTGAATTCAAGGTGCTAGCACTCAATGAGGGACATCCTAAACCTGAATTGACTGATAG CTCCAAGGAAGGTGACACTGCCAACAGCGAGACTGAGTCAGAAGTTGTTGTGGAGGAGGAGCCCAAAGATGAATCAGATTGTGATTC GGAGGAGGAGTGGTGTAAATTCAGAGAGTACAAAAAGAGAATGTTGGATAAGGATTTTGCTCCTCAGAGTGCCACTCAAGCTGCTGCTTCTGATAAGAACTCAGCTGTTGAGAATGTCACTGAATATTCTGGAGTTGCCGAGTGGGCTGACCGATCATACTTAACATGGCAGAAGTCTTTGCTAGTTTGTTCAGAGGCTCAGCATACTATGGTGGCACCTTCAAGTGATGAACCACC GTCTGAAGTATCTGATGAAGATATTATTCAAAATGGAGaaaaatggatgagtgatgaggtGATGGTGGCTTTCAATGAATACATTGAAACAACTGATAAACTCAGG GAACTTGAGtactgtttcgagaaactttgccATCAATGTTTTAACGTAGAATGTTATTTCAAGATTTTCCACCACTTCAATTTCACTGTGAAGACCAAGCACCCTAGTTCAGATGATTGGAAATCGATAACATACTTTGCTGAGTTGAAGGAGATATTTGGGGAAAAGTATTATTTCTGTTGCCCATTGGAATCAAGTGAAAATG GTCGATGTTATGCTTGCAGGAATCAAGGGGTGTATGATCTGATGCATCCAGCTACAGGTGGATTTGAGAGGGGTTTACCGG GTTGA
- the LOC124703003 gene encoding uncharacterized protein LOC124703003 isoform X1, producing the protein MDSDGDPHPHTPNPAEEKARKKSIKRARKRELQKLKLQQGPSELHKEDPQISPPGALLQTLALRLAAFLKIKQAPSELHKEGRPETSGPAIGEQAGSPAPEGARVRQSVLYSGRPRRSTTDKKPVEDNAGKVSGSEGPTVTDLPEFKVLALNEGHPKPELTDSSKEGDTANSETESEVVVEEEPKDESDCDSEEEWCKFREYKKRMLDKDFAPQSATQAAASDKNSAVENVTEYSGVAEWADRSYLTWQKSLLVCSEAQHTMVAPSSDEPPSEVSDEDIIQNGEKWMSDEVMVAFNEYIETTDKLRELEYCFEKLCHQCFNVECYFKIFHHFNFTVKTKHPSSDDWKSITYFAELKEIFGEKYYFCCPLESSENGRCYACRNQGVYDLMHPATGGFERGLPGTVFPYM; encoded by the exons atggacagcgacggcgACCCCCACCCTCACACTCCTAACCCTGCCGAGGAGAAAGCGAGGAAGAAGTCGATCAAGAGAGCGAGGAAGAGAGAGCTCCAGAAGCTGAAGCTCCAGCAGGGACCCAGTGAGCTACACAAGGAGGATCCCCAAATCTCCCCTCCCGGTGCCCTCCTTCAAACTCTTGCTCTCCGTCTGGCGGCCTTTCTCAAGATAAAGCAGGCACCCAGTGAGCTGCACAAGGAGGGCCGCCCTGAAACTTCTGGTCCTGCCATCGGGGAGCAAGCGGG GTCACCTGCACCCGAAGGAGCTCGTGTTCGCCAGAGTGTTCTCTACTCAGGTCGCCCCAGGCGATCTACAACAGATAAGAAACC GGTTGAGGATAATGCTGGCAAGGTGAGTGGCAGTGAGGGTCCTACAGTTACAGATCTACCTGAATTCAAGGTGCTAGCACTCAATGAGGGACATCCTAAACCTGAATTGACTGATAG CTCCAAGGAAGGTGACACTGCCAACAGCGAGACTGAGTCAGAAGTTGTTGTGGAGGAGGAGCCCAAAGATGAATCAGATTGTGATTC GGAGGAGGAGTGGTGTAAATTCAGAGAGTACAAAAAGAGAATGTTGGATAAGGATTTTGCTCCTCAGAGTGCCACTCAAGCTGCTGCTTCTGATAAGAACTCAGCTGTTGAGAATGTCACTGAATATTCTGGAGTTGCCGAGTGGGCTGACCGATCATACTTAACATGGCAGAAGTCTTTGCTAGTTTGTTCAGAGGCTCAGCATACTATGGTGGCACCTTCAAGTGATGAACCACC GTCTGAAGTATCTGATGAAGATATTATTCAAAATGGAGaaaaatggatgagtgatgaggtGATGGTGGCTTTCAATGAATACATTGAAACAACTGATAAACTCAGG GAACTTGAGtactgtttcgagaaactttgccATCAATGTTTTAACGTAGAATGTTATTTCAAGATTTTCCACCACTTCAATTTCACTGTGAAGACCAAGCACCCTAGTTCAGATGATTGGAAATCGATAACATACTTTGCTGAGTTGAAGGAGATATTTGGGGAAAAGTATTATTTCTGTTGCCCATTGGAATCAAGTGAAAATG GTCGATGTTATGCTTGCAGGAATCAAGGGGTGTATGATCTGATGCATCCAGCTACAGGTGGATTTGAGAGGGGTTTACCGGGTACTGTATTCCCTTATATGTAG
- the LOC124703004 gene encoding uncharacterized protein LOC124703004: MASGSEGPTGDRPELKALALNEASRECDTASSETGSEVVVEEEPEDESDFDLEEELRLLEEYKERMFNKDFTAQSATLAASCDENSAIEHVTEHSEDAEWARRLYLLQDESIKACLDARRTTVKSSRDEPRSEVSDKDIIENGEKWMTEEVMVAFKEYIKRTDKLRELMYCFEKLCHQCFNVECYFKIFHHFNFTVKTKLPSSDDWESRTYFAELKEMFGEKYYFCCPLESSENGQCYACSNQGVDDLRHPATGGFERGLPDTVFPYM, encoded by the exons ATGGCGAGTGGCAGTGAGGGTCCTACAGGGGATCGACCTGAACTCAAGGCACTAGCGCTAAATGAGGCATCCAGGGAATGTGACACTGCCAGCAGCGAGACTGGGTCAGAAGTTGTTGTGGAGGAGGAGCCTGAAGATGAATCAGATTTTGACTT GGAGGAGGAGTTGCGTTTACTCGAAGAGTACAAAGAGAGAATGTTTAATAAGGATTTTACTGCTCAGAGTGCCACTTTAGCTGCTTCTTGTGATGAAAACTCAGCTATTGAGCATGTCACTGAACATTCTGAAGATGCTGAATGGGCTAGACGACTATACTTACTGCAGGATGAGTCTATAAAAGCTTGTTTAGATGCTCGGCGTACTACGGTGAAATCTTCAAGAGATGAACCTAG GTCTGAAGTATCTGACAAAGATATTATTGAAAATGGAGAAAAATGGATGACTGAAGAGGTGATGGTGGCTTTCAAAGAATACATTAAAAGAACTGATAAACTCAGG GAACTAATGtactgtttcgagaaactttgccATCAATGTTTTAACGTAGAATGTTATTTCAAGATTTTCCACCACTTCAATTTCACTGTGAAGACGAAGCTTCCTAGTTCAGATGATTGGGAATCGAGAACATACTTTGCTGAGTTGAAGGAGATGTTTGGGGAAAAGTATTATTTCTGTTGCCCATTGGAATCAAGTGAAAATG GTCAATGTTATGCTTGCAGCAACCAAGGGGTGGATGATTTGAGGCATCCAGCTACAGGTGGATTTGAGAGGGGTTTGCCGGATACCGTATTCCCTTATATGTAG